The window AACGATATCATACCGTCTCAGCGTCAACCAACCCCTTGATCGGCCGAACGACCATCACCCGTCGTGCAAGGTCGACCCGGAGGATAAAGGCCCGGACGGCCGGAAGGAACCACTCTCCGCCATCCCGCCGGACCACATAGAGGTCGTAATCACCCGATGACCAGATGTCCACGATCTCGCCGAGGTCTTCCCCTGTTTCAGTTTGAACCTTGAGTCCAAGAATATCGTAATGATAATACGTCGCTTCCGGTAGTGCCGGCGCCGTGCCTCGCGGAATACAGATCTCGTAGCCCTTGAGGGCCTCGGCCGCGGTTCGACTGGTCACGCCCTGAAGGCTCACCACGAGCAGGTGTCGACGCGGGCTGATCTCCTCGAGGAGCACCTCCGATTCCCCCCCGGGCCCTCGAAGGATTACTGGTTTCCCCGGAGAGAGGAGGGCGGGCGTCTCAGTGAAAGGTTTGACCTTTACCGCCCCCCGAAGCCCCGAGGCCCCCAGCACCCATCCCAGAACCAGTAGCTCCTGAGACGCCACGGGATCCTACTCAACGATCTCCAATACCGCCCGTCGCCGAGATTTGGCCGCGATCGCATGAAGCAAGGTCCGCATAGCCCGGGCGGTCCGCCCCTGCTTCCCAATCACCCGCCCCAGATCCGTTTGGGCCACCTTGAGCCTCAGCGTCGTCGTCTTCTCGTCTTCGATCGCCTCCACACTCACCGCATCGGGGTTGTCCACGAGAACCCTTGCGAGATACTCCACCAGCTCCTTCAACACGTCCGCCTCCTCAGTGCCGTCGCATCTCTCGGCCGCAAGCCCTCAGGGAGGAGGCCCCTTGCTCCCGGGCTTCCGATCGATGAGACGCTGACCGTCAAGCGGTTTTCCGAGCCCTCCTGAGGGTGGCAAATTGCTGCATAACCCCAGCAGCCGAGAGGAGCTCCCGCACCGTCGCCGTAGGCTTGGCGCCCTTCTGAAGCCAGGAGAGGGCCTTCTCCTCGTCGAGGGTCAATGCCGCCGACTGCTGGAGGGGATCGTAGACCCCGATGCTTTCAATAACGCGACCGTCCCGGGGGGTCCGTGAATCCGCGACCACAATCCGGTACACCGGCCGCTTCTTCGCTCCGATCCGTTTTAGCCTGAGCCGTACCGCCATCCAACCACCTCCCCTTCAATCCACCTTTACCCCAGGGGAAAGATCCCCCGGGTTTTCCCCTTTTTCTCTCCCTGCACCACCTGTCGCATCACGCGCTGCATCTGCTGAAACTGTCGCAAGAGCTGGTTCACCTGGGTGACCGAGGTTCCTGATCCCTTGGCGATCCGCTGACGCCGACTCCCGTTCAGGATTCCCGGGTTCCGTCTTTCCTCCCTGGTCATCGAGTCCACAATAGCCTCCATCCGGGTGAGGCTCTTGCCCTCGACCTGCAGGCCGCCCATTCCCGCGGGCAGCCCCGGAAGCATCCCAACCAGGTCTTCGAACGATCCCATCCGTCGAAACTGCACGAGGTGTTCTCGAAAGTCCTCCAGGGTGTACATATCCCGTTGGATCTTCCGAGCCAGTTCCTCAGCCTGCGCCCGATCCACCACGGCTTCGGCTCGCTCTACCAGGGACAGCACATCGCCCATCCCGAGGATCCGCGATGCCGTTCGCTCCGGATGAAACGGCTCCAGTGCTTCGACTTTTTCTCCGACTCCGACGAACTTGATGGGGCGCCCCGTCACCGCCCGGATAGAGAGCGCCGCCCCTCCCCGGGCATCCCCATCCAGCTTGCTGAGGATGAAGCCGCTAAGCTCCAATGTGGCGTCAAACGTCTTGGCCACGCCCAGCGCATCCTGACCGGTCATGGCATCGAGCACCAAGAGGGTTTCCACCGGATGGACTGCCTGCTTGATGGCCTTGAGCTCTGCCATGAGGTCATCATCGATATGGAGCCTCCCCCCTGTGTCCAAGAAGACTGGCTCCAGGCCCTTTCCCCGGGCGTATCGGACCGCCTCCTGACAGATGTCTAGTGCCGAAGCGCGGGGATTCGAGAAAACCTCTATCCCGCTCTGCTCTCCGAGCACTGCAAGCTGTGTTGCCGCTGCAGGTCGACGCGTATCCGCCGCCACCAAGAGTGGAAGCCGACCTTCTTGCTTGAGACGCTTAGCCATCTTCGCCGCCGTGGTGGTCTTTCCGGATCCTTGAAGCCCGACCAACATGACCACCGACGGGGGAAGGGTTGCAAAGGCTAAGCCGCTTCCCTTGCCACCCAAGAGGAGCGTCAGCTCTTCAAAAACAATTTTGACGACCTGCTGCCCGGGCGTGAGGGACTGCAGGACCTCCCGGCCGATGGCCCGCTGCCGGACCCGGTCCAGAAAGTCCTTGACTACCCCATAGTGGACATCCGCCTCGAGGAGGGCCAGACGAATCTCCCGGAGGGCCACACCGATCTGCTCTTCGGTGAGTTTCCCGTGGCCCCGGAGCTTTTTAAAGATTCCCTGAAGCCGATCGGATAACCGGTGAAACATGAGCCTACCTTAGACAATAAATACGCGACGTTATACGTATTGTCAATAAAGAATTTGCGCGAGATAGGAGCTAACCGGCGAGGAGGAGGGTGATGTCCATTACATTGGTGAGGGTGGGCCCGGTCTTGATCAGATCCCCCAGGCCCTCGAAAAAATGATACGAATCGTTATCTTCCAAGGCACCACATGGGTCGAGCCCGGCCTGTTTCGCACGCGGACAGGTTTCACCATCCGCCACTGCCCCCGCTGCGTCGGTAGGCCCGTCGGTTCCATCGGTGCCTGCACTGAAAATGACCAGATCCTCTTCACCGGCGATGGCGGCCGCAACAGCCAGCGTCAGTTCCTGATTGCGGCCCCCTTTTCCCCGACCCCGGACCGTCACGGTGGTCTCTCCTCCCAGCAGCAGACAGGCCGGGGGCGGAACGGGGTGGCCGGACCGGCGCATCTCAAGGAGCAAGGCCGCTAACGTCTTTGCCACCTCCCGGCTCTCCCCCTGCAGTGCAGCCGTCAAGAGAAGGGCATGAAATCCTAGCGATGCCGCCCGATCTCGGCCCGCCAAGAGGGCTTGGAAATTATTCCCGACGATGAGATGGCGCACCTTTTCAAAACAGATAGCTCCGGGCTTGGGGGTCTCCGGAACTTCACCCTTTGCCCCGCTTTCCAGATATTGTCGAATGCTCGCGGGGATCCGGTCCTGGAGTCCGTAACGACGCAGGACCTCTAGGGTGTCTTTATACGTGGTGGGATCCGGGGCGGTGGGGCCGGAGGCGATGACATCCAGGCGATCGCCGATGACGTCAGAGAGCACCAGGGTCAGGCAGGAAGCTGGCTGGACCGCCCGTGCCAACTGCCCCCCCTTGACCCGAGAGCAGTGCTTTCTGACCGCGTTGATCTCCTCAATGGTCGCACCGCACCTGATGAGCTCCCGTGTGACAACCTGCTTCTCGGCCAAGTCCGTCCCCGCGACCGGAGCGGGCAGCAATGCCGAACCACCGCCGGAGATGAGGACAATCACCAGATCCTCGGGCCGGGTCTTCTCAAGCAGCGCGAGGATGGCGACTGTCGCTTGAACCCCTCGCGCATCGGGGACCGGATGAGAAGCCTCGTGGATTCGGATGCGCTGCAAGGGGAGGCCATGGCCGTCCTTCACCACAACGACCCCCGCGCTGATCCGATCCCCCAGCACTTCCTCCACGGCGGTCGCCATCATCCCGCTGGCCTTGCCTGCCCCCACAACATAGATCCTTCGCTCCCTGAGATCATATACTTCTCCGTCCGCCAGCAGTTTCTCTCCGTCACGCCGCAGATGTCGGTGGACCGCCGTCCGAGGGTTGACCGCATCCAGGGCCGCCTGGAAGACCTCCCCAGCCGCCTTCCGCAATTGTTCGGTCCCTTTCCTCCGCAAGTTCACTCCTCCTCCGCCAACAGAACCGTCTCGACCGGCGTGTAGATGGCCCCCGCCGGGTGAAGCCGGCTCTGCATGAGCTCGACCGACTCCACCTGCATCCGTCCCACTTCCCCGACATCGATCCTGCGGAGAGACTCCAGCAGGGGATCGAGCCGCCCGACATTTTTGACTCGACCCAGGGTGAGATGGGCTTGAAACGGCCGCGCCTCTCGGGGAAAGCCGAGTGGAACGAGCATCTCGTCGATTCGGACCCGAAGCCGTTCCACCTCTTCGGCGCCCTGCTGTACTCCAATCCAGATCACCCGCGGCCTCCTTTTCGGTGGGAAGGTCCCGAGACCGGCAAGCAAAAGGGTGAAAGGCCCGACGCCAGCGAGAGAGCGACGAAAGGCCTCCTGGAGTGCCGGTAGCTGTGCCTCTCCAACCTCTCCGAGAAACTTGAGGGTAAAGTGCAGGTTATCCGGCTTGACCCAGCTGACCGGCGCCGGCGTCGCCTTGAGTTGTCCCTGGATCTCTGCCAAGGGAGCCTTCAGGGAGGGATCCACATGGATGGCGATAAACAGTCGCATGCGCGTTCAGCATCGAGCGGTGCGTCCCGGTGCTTTTCAATCCTGCCCGCTGATTTTGAGCAAGTACCGACGGAGCATCTCCAGGGCCATTTGGGAAGCCCAAAGCTTGTTCCCCTCCCGATCGAACCGGAATCGGTGTTCACACCACTCTTCTCCCTGTGCGTCGGCCAGGGCGATGAAGGTGAGCCCCACCGGCTTTGTCTCGGTGCCCCCGCCGGGACCGGCAATCCCGGTCACTCCCACCCCGAGATCGGTCCCCGCAACCCGGCGTACACCTGCCGCCATAGCGACCGCCACCTCCGGACTCACCGCCCCGTGGCGCTCGATCATGGAGAAGGGAACCCCCAAGAGATCCTTCTTGGCCCGATTGCTGTACGAGACGATCCCCCGCTTGAAATAGTCGGAGCTGCTGGGGACATTGGTGATCCGATGGCAGATGAGACCGCCGGTGCAGGATTCGGCTATGGCCACGGTCTTTCCTGCACGGCGGAGAAGCCACCCTATTGCTTCCTCAAGGCGTTCCTCATCGACCCCGAAGACCGCCTCCCCCAGCAGGTTCCGAAGTTTTTCCTCCCAGAGCTGAAGCTGGGACTCGACCTCTTCCCCCCTTCCAGCAGCTGTCACCCGGACATGGACCTCCCCTGGGCGAGCGAGGAGGCTCACGGGAGGATGGTCGCCGTGGAGCAGTTCTTTCATTCGCTCCTCCACCTGCGACTCGAACAACCCGCAGACCTTGACTGTCCGGGCCCGGATCCGCTGTCCGTTTCCGGCCTTTCGTAAAAGGACCGGCAGAACCTGTTCGACAAAGAGTGGATGCATCTCTCGCGGCGGGCCTGGCAGGGCAACGAGGAGGCGCTCACCTTCCTCCCAGAGAAGGCCCGGGGCTGTCCCGTGCCGGTTCTCGAGGACCACAAACCCCTCCGGGACCCAGGCCTGACGTTTTGCAGCCTCCGGCATAGCAACAGCGCGGCGGGCAAACCGCTCTTCGATACCCTTCAATGTCTCACTGTGGAGGACCAGTCGCCTTCCGCTCACGTCCGCCAGGGCGTCCCGGGTCCGATCATCCTCGGTCGGGCCCAGCCCGCCGGTGACAACTACTACGTCCGCCCGATCCAGGGCCTGCCGGAGCACCAGATGGATTCGCCGGCGGTCGTCTCCGACCACCGTGCGGTACGATACCTCAATCCCGACCCCTTGCAGCTGCTCCACGAGATACAGACTATTGGTATCGGCTGAAGCCGCTTGAAGGAGCTCGGTCCCGATGCTCACGATCTCTGCATTTGGTGCTTTCATGACAACAGGAGCCACACCCGAACCAACAGGTTGGTATACAGGCCGGCGATCAGGTCATCCCCGACGATGCCGAATCCTCCTGGAAGACGTTCCGCCTGGCGAGCGGGGAAGGGCTTGATCACAT is drawn from Candidatus Methylomirabilota bacterium and contains these coding sequences:
- the rimM gene encoding ribosome maturation factor RimM (Essential for efficient processing of 16S rRNA) translates to MASQELLVLGWVLGASGLRGAVKVKPFTETPALLSPGKPVILRGPGGESEVLLEEISPRRHLLVVSLQGVTSRTAAEALKGYEICIPRGTAPALPEATYYHYDILGLKVQTETGEDLGEIVDIWSSGDYDLYVVRRDGGEWFLPAVRAFILRVDLARRVMVVRPIKGLVDAETV
- a CDS encoding KH domain-containing protein gives rise to the protein MLKELVEYLARVLVDNPDAVSVEAIEDEKTTTLRLKVAQTDLGRVIGKQGRTARAMRTLLHAIAAKSRRRAVLEIVE
- the rpsP gene encoding 30S ribosomal protein S16, with the protein product MAVRLRLKRIGAKKRPVYRIVVADSRTPRDGRVIESIGVYDPLQQSAALTLDEEKALSWLQKGAKPTATVRELLSAAGVMQQFATLRRARKTA
- the ffh gene encoding signal recognition particle protein yields the protein MFHRLSDRLQGIFKKLRGHGKLTEEQIGVALREIRLALLEADVHYGVVKDFLDRVRQRAIGREVLQSLTPGQQVVKIVFEELTLLLGGKGSGLAFATLPPSVVMLVGLQGSGKTTTAAKMAKRLKQEGRLPLLVAADTRRPAAATQLAVLGEQSGIEVFSNPRASALDICQEAVRYARGKGLEPVFLDTGGRLHIDDDLMAELKAIKQAVHPVETLLVLDAMTGQDALGVAKTFDATLELSGFILSKLDGDARGGAALSIRAVTGRPIKFVGVGEKVEALEPFHPERTASRILGMGDVLSLVERAEAVVDRAQAEELARKIQRDMYTLEDFREHLVQFRRMGSFEDLVGMLPGLPAGMGGLQVEGKSLTRMEAIVDSMTREERRNPGILNGSRRQRIAKGSGTSVTQVNQLLRQFQQMQRVMRQVVQGEKKGKTRGIFPLG
- a CDS encoding glycerate kinase: MRRKGTEQLRKAAGEVFQAALDAVNPRTAVHRHLRRDGEKLLADGEVYDLRERRIYVVGAGKASGMMATAVEEVLGDRISAGVVVVKDGHGLPLQRIRIHEASHPVPDARGVQATVAILALLEKTRPEDLVIVLISGGGSALLPAPVAGTDLAEKQVVTRELIRCGATIEEINAVRKHCSRVKGGQLARAVQPASCLTLVLSDVIGDRLDVIASGPTAPDPTTYKDTLEVLRRYGLQDRIPASIRQYLESGAKGEVPETPKPGAICFEKVRHLIVGNNFQALLAGRDRAASLGFHALLLTAALQGESREVAKTLAALLLEMRRSGHPVPPPACLLLGGETTVTVRGRGKGGRNQELTLAVAAAIAGEEDLVIFSAGTDGTDGPTDAAGAVADGETCPRAKQAGLDPCGALEDNDSYHFFEGLGDLIKTGPTLTNVMDITLLLAG
- the thpR gene encoding RNA 2',3'-cyclic phosphodiesterase, whose protein sequence is MRLFIAIHVDPSLKAPLAEIQGQLKATPAPVSWVKPDNLHFTLKFLGEVGEAQLPALQEAFRRSLAGVGPFTLLLAGLGTFPPKRRPRVIWIGVQQGAEEVERLRVRIDEMLVPLGFPREARPFQAHLTLGRVKNVGRLDPLLESLRRIDVGEVGRMQVESVELMQSRLHPAGAIYTPVETVLLAEEE
- a CDS encoding competence/damage-inducible protein A, producing the protein MKAPNAEIVSIGTELLQAASADTNSLYLVEQLQGVGIEVSYRTVVGDDRRRIHLVLRQALDRADVVVVTGGLGPTEDDRTRDALADVSGRRLVLHSETLKGIEERFARRAVAMPEAAKRQAWVPEGFVVLENRHGTAPGLLWEEGERLLVALPGPPREMHPLFVEQVLPVLLRKAGNGQRIRARTVKVCGLFESQVEERMKELLHGDHPPVSLLARPGEVHVRVTAAGRGEEVESQLQLWEEKLRNLLGEAVFGVDEERLEEAIGWLLRRAGKTVAIAESCTGGLICHRITNVPSSSDYFKRGIVSYSNRAKKDLLGVPFSMIERHGAVSPEVAVAMAAGVRRVAGTDLGVGVTGIAGPGGGTETKPVGLTFIALADAQGEEWCEHRFRFDREGNKLWASQMALEMLRRYLLKISGQD